The genomic interval TTCAGATCGGGCCTTGCGAAGCGCGGATCAGCTTCATAACCCTTGGCGTATCACGTCTTTGGTGAGACTGCATGCGCGCCCCTCTTATCTCTCCGATCCGGCGGATGCGTCCGGTATCGATGCGTCCCGAACCGCCACAGGCGGGCGAGAACCTGCGCGGTGCGGGGCTGATGACGCTGTCGATGGTCAGCTTTGCCAGCAATGACACGGTGATGAAATTCGTCACGCAAGAGATGCCGCTGTATCAGGCGATCTTTCTGCGCGGCCTTGTGGTGGTGATTTTCCTGATCGCGCTGGCCTATCGCAAGGGTGGCAGGCTGCGGCGGCCCCAGGGGAAGGATCGCGGCCGGATGGCCCTGCGCGTGGTCGGAGAGGTCGGATCGACGATCCTGTTCCTGAATGCGCTGCAGCATATGGCGATTGGCGATCTGTCGGCGATCATGCAGTCGTTGCCGCTGGTGGTTATGGTGGCGGCGGCGATCTTTCTGGGTGAAAGCCTGGGCTGGCGGCGAACGCTGGCGGCGCTTGTCGGGCTGATCGGGGTGCTGATCATCCTGCGCCCCGGCGGCGAAAGCTTCGGGATCTGGTCGCTGACGGCAATTGGCGCGATGCTGATGGTGACGCTGCGCGACCTGTCCACGCGCCGCTTCAGCGCGCAGGTGACGACCACCACCGTCTCGTTCTATGCAGCCTGTGCCGTGCTTCTGACCGGCGCGGTCGGGATGGCGTTTCAGGGATGGGTCACGCCCAGCCTGTCGCAGCTTGGCCTGCTGCTGCTGTCCGGGGCCTTTCTGACCGTCGGCTATCTCAGCGCGGTCAGCGCCATGCGCATCGGCGAGATTTCCTATGTTGCGCCATTCCGCTATACCTCGCTGCTGGTGGCGATCATCGCCGGGCTGCTGGTCTTTGGCGAATGGCCCGATTTGTGGACATGGGTCGGGGCCGGTCTGGTCGTCAGCGCGGGCATCTATACGATCCTTCGGGAATCGCAATTGGGGTGGAGACGCTGATGCGTGTGCAGATGCTGGGCCTGTGCCGGTTTTCCTATGTCGGGCTGCGCGGCTATCAGGTCGAACATGACAGCGTCGCGGCCCGGCGGGATTATCTGTATGATCCGCAGCGTCTGGCGCGGCGGTGGCTGTGGTTCACGAAGGTCGCCTTGCCCGCATGGCAGGCGCAGACCGACCCGGACTTTACGCTGGTGGTGATGACCGGCCCCGATCTGCCCGATCCCTATCTGTCGGGCCTGCGCGATCTGGCCCGGCAGATCCCGCAGCTGAAACTGGAGCTGATCCCGCCGATGGACTACCATCTGGCGGCCTGCAAAGAGGCGGTCCTGCCCCATATCGACCACTCGGCCGATGTGATCGGGCATTTCCGCCATGACGACGACGATGCCGTCGCCTTTGATTACGTCGCCGCGACGCGCAAGGATTTCAACCGGGTCAAGGCGCTGTGGAAAACGACAGAACGTCTGTCGCTGGATTATGCGCGCGGGCTGATGCTGAAGGCCGGGCCTGATGGCGTCAGTCTGACGCCGCGCATCTGTCACAATATGGGGGTGGCGCTGACCATCTTCCTGCGGCCGGACGTGCCAGAGACGGCCTTGAACTATGATCATTCCAAACTACCTCTGTGGATGCCGGGCGTGGCTGTGACGAAACCGCTGATGTTCATCCGCTCGATCCATCGCGACAGCGATTCCGGCGATATGGGGCCGGGACTGCCCTGGGATGTGAAGGGTCAGCAGCTTGAACGGCAGTTGCAGCGTCGTTTCGGATTCACGCTGGACGGGTTGAACGATCTGGCACGCCAACTGGGCTGACGGGGCACATGGCCGCGGCCCGGCCCATGTTGACAGATCGGTGATTCACACATATATGCCGCACACCCGTCGCAATCCTGCGCCGGGAAAACCAGAACCTTTTCGGTCACGATCCGGGCAAAATTTGTCCCCGATCCTCTGGAAAATAAGCTCGTCCACCCCAATCGGGGACGGATGGGTTTTGGGCTTTTTGCGATTCGCGCAACTGGCCGTCGAGAAGTGGCGCAGTCATCGACTGCGAGTATTGACGAAAGCAAGACGGGGAACCGAATGCCGACGATCCAACAGCTGATCCGCAAACCGCGGCAGCCCAAAGTGCAGCGCTCGAAGTCGCAGCACCTCCAAGGATGCCCGCAAAAGCGCGGCGTCTGCACGCGCGTCTACACAACGACGCCGAAGAAACCGAACTCGGCTATGCGTAAGGTCGCCAAGGTGCGCCTGACGAATGGCTTCGAGGTCATTTCCTACATCCCGGGCGAAAAGCACAACCTGCAAGAGCACAGCGTTGTTCTGATCCGTGGCGGTCGTGTGAAAGACCTTCCGGGTGTCCGTTACCACATCCTGCGCGGTGTGCTGGATACCCAAGGCGTCAAAGACCGTCGTCAGCGTCGTTCGAAATACGGCGCCAAGCGTCCGAAGTAAGGAGAGGCCTCCATGTCACGTCGTCACGCCGCTGAGAAGCGCGAAGTGCTGCCCGACGCCAAATATGGCGATCGCGTCATCACGAAATTCATGAACAACCTGATGGTTGATGGGAAGAAATCGGCCGCCGAGCGGATCGTCTATAACGCGCTGGAGCGTGTTGAAGGCCGCCTGAAGCGCGAGCCGGTCGAGATCTTCCACGAAGCCCTGGACAATGTGAAGCCTTCGGTCGAAGTGCGTTCGCGTCGTGTGGGCGGTGCCACCTATCAGGTTCCGGTCGAGGTTCGCCCGACCCGCCGTGAGGCGCTGGCCATCCGCTGGCTCATCACCGCTGCGAAGAACCGCAACGAAAACACCATGGAAGAGCGCCTTGCTGGCGAGCTGGCCGATGCCGTCAATGGCCGCGGCACCGCCGTCAAGAAGCGCGAAGATACCCACAAGATGGCCGACGCCAACAAAGCGTTCAGCCATTATCGCTGGTAACCGGAAGGAAGGCCCTTAATGGCACGCGATTATCCGCTGCAGCGTTATCGTAACTTCGGCATCATGGCTCACATCGATGCCGGCAAGACCACGACGACCGAGCGTATCCTTTTCTACACCGGCAAGTCGCACAAGATCGGCGAAGTCCATGACGGCGCCGCGACGATGGACTGGATGGAACAAGAGGCCGAGCGCGGCATCACCATCACCTCGGCCGCGACCACGACCTTCTGGCAGCGCCACGAGGACACCGATTACGTCGAGGACCCGAACGAGCGTCTGCGCTTCAACATCATCGACACCCCCGGCCACGTGGACTTCACCATCGAAGTCGAACGTTCGCTGGCGGTTCTGGACGGTGCCATCTGTCTGCTGGACGCCAATGCCGGCGTCGAGCCGCAGACCGAAACCGTCTGGCGTCAGGCTGACCGCTACAAGGTTCCGCGGATCGTGTTCGTCAACAAGATGGACAAGATCGGCGCCGATTACTTCAACTGCGTGAAGATGATCAAGGACCGCACCGGCGGCACCCCGTGCCCGATCGCCCTGCCGATCGGCGCCGAGGACAAGCTGGAAGGCATGATCGACCTGATCAAGATGGAAGAGTGGGTCTGGAAAGGTGAAGACCTCGGCGCAAGCTGGGTTCGTCAGCCGATCCGTGACGAGCTGAAAGATCTTGCTGAGGAATGGCGCAGCAACATGATCGAACTCGCCGTCGAAATGGACGACGATGCGATGGAAGCCTATCTGGAGGGCAACGAGCCCGACGAAGATACGCTGCGCAAGCTGATCCGCAAGGGTACGCTGTCGCTGAGCTTCTTCCCGGTCATGGCTGGTTCGGCGTTCAAGAACAAGGGTGTGCAGCCGCTGCTGAATGCCGTTGTGGATTTCCTGCCCTCGCCGCTGGACGTGCCCGCCTATATGGGCTTCGAGCCGGGCGATGAGACGGAAACCCGGAACATCGAACGCTCTGCCTCGG from Paracoccus fistulariae carries:
- a CDS encoding DMT family transporter — translated: MRAPLISPIRRMRPVSMRPEPPQAGENLRGAGLMTLSMVSFASNDTVMKFVTQEMPLYQAIFLRGLVVVIFLIALAYRKGGRLRRPQGKDRGRMALRVVGEVGSTILFLNALQHMAIGDLSAIMQSLPLVVMVAAAIFLGESLGWRRTLAALVGLIGVLIILRPGGESFGIWSLTAIGAMLMVTLRDLSTRRFSAQVTTTTVSFYAACAVLLTGAVGMAFQGWVTPSLSQLGLLLLSGAFLTVGYLSAVSAMRIGEISYVAPFRYTSLLVAIIAGLLVFGEWPDLWTWVGAGLVVSAGIYTILRESQLGWRR
- a CDS encoding glycosyltransferase — protein: MRVQMLGLCRFSYVGLRGYQVEHDSVAARRDYLYDPQRLARRWLWFTKVALPAWQAQTDPDFTLVVMTGPDLPDPYLSGLRDLARQIPQLKLELIPPMDYHLAACKEAVLPHIDHSADVIGHFRHDDDDAVAFDYVAATRKDFNRVKALWKTTERLSLDYARGLMLKAGPDGVSLTPRICHNMGVALTIFLRPDVPETALNYDHSKLPLWMPGVAVTKPLMFIRSIHRDSDSGDMGPGLPWDVKGQQLERQLQRRFGFTLDGLNDLARQLG
- the rpsL gene encoding 30S ribosomal protein S12, which codes for MPTIQQLIRKPRQPKVQRSKSQHLQGCPQKRGVCTRVYTTTPKKPNSAMRKVAKVRLTNGFEVISYIPGEKHNLQEHSVVLIRGGRVKDLPGVRYHILRGVLDTQGVKDRRQRRSKYGAKRPK
- the rpsG gene encoding 30S ribosomal protein S7 produces the protein MSRRHAAEKREVLPDAKYGDRVITKFMNNLMVDGKKSAAERIVYNALERVEGRLKREPVEIFHEALDNVKPSVEVRSRRVGGATYQVPVEVRPTRREALAIRWLITAAKNRNENTMEERLAGELADAVNGRGTAVKKREDTHKMADANKAFSHYRW